The Streptomyces sp. CC0208 genome window below encodes:
- a CDS encoding DUF1343 domain-containing protein encodes MRLSRRTLLAAATATASLTSAPPTQAAHPRRRTGFENLAATGYEQLRGRRIGVVTNPTGVTRDVHHIVDVMHADERVNLGAVFGPEHGFRGTAQAGGSEGRYDDPATGLPVYDTYLKSGQALADIFTASAVDTIVFDIQDVGARFYTYIWTLYDCMEAAQLAGKRFVVLDRPNPVTGRAAQGPVLHREFATFVGRQPISQAHGMTVAELARLFNGEFLTTPAPLDTVLMTGWRRSEFYGAWDLPWVPPSPNMPTPDTALVYSGTCLFEGTNLSEGRGTTRPFELLGAEGLDGRWAAAANELGLPGVHFREAYFAPTFSKFQGKTIGGIQIHVHDRPAYDPVRTGIALLVTAKQTWSGFGWRADNWIDKLTGSTRVRTMIDAGASTDEVVAGWREELSEFRRIRKKYLLYS; translated from the coding sequence ATGCGCCTATCCAGACGAACCCTGCTGGCAGCAGCAACGGCAACGGCGTCACTCACCTCCGCACCCCCCACCCAAGCAGCTCACCCCCGCAGACGAACCGGTTTCGAGAACCTCGCTGCGACCGGCTACGAACAACTCCGCGGCCGTCGAATCGGCGTCGTCACCAACCCCACCGGCGTCACCCGAGACGTCCACCACATCGTCGATGTGATGCACGCGGACGAAAGAGTGAACCTAGGGGCCGTCTTCGGCCCCGAACACGGCTTCCGGGGCACCGCGCAAGCGGGCGGCTCCGAGGGCCGCTACGACGACCCCGCGACCGGCCTGCCCGTCTACGACACGTACCTGAAGAGCGGCCAGGCCCTCGCCGACATCTTCACCGCCTCCGCCGTGGACACGATCGTCTTCGACATCCAGGACGTCGGCGCACGCTTCTACACGTACATCTGGACCCTGTACGACTGCATGGAGGCGGCCCAGCTCGCCGGAAAGCGGTTCGTCGTCCTGGACCGCCCGAACCCGGTCACCGGACGCGCGGCCCAAGGACCGGTCCTGCACAGGGAGTTCGCGACCTTCGTGGGCAGGCAGCCCATCTCCCAGGCGCACGGCATGACCGTCGCGGAACTGGCCCGGCTCTTCAACGGCGAGTTCCTCACCACCCCCGCCCCCCTGGACACGGTCCTGATGACGGGCTGGAGGCGCTCGGAGTTCTACGGCGCCTGGGACCTGCCCTGGGTCCCGCCGAGCCCGAACATGCCGACCCCCGACACCGCCCTGGTGTACTCCGGCACCTGTCTCTTCGAAGGCACGAACCTCTCGGAGGGCCGTGGCACCACCCGTCCCTTCGAACTCCTCGGCGCCGAGGGCCTGGACGGCCGCTGGGCCGCCGCCGCGAACGAACTCGGCCTGCCCGGTGTGCACTTCAGGGAGGCCTACTTCGCCCCCACGTTCTCCAAGTTCCAGGGGAAGACGATCGGCGGCATCCAGATCCACGTCCACGACAGGCCCGCGTACGACCCCGTCCGGACCGGCATCGCCCTGCTCGTGACCGCCAAGCAGACCTGGTCCGGGTTCGGTTGGCGCGCGGACAACTGGATCGACAAGCTCACCGGCTCCACCCGGGTCCGCACGATGATCGACGCCGGCGCGAGCACCGACGAGGTCGTGGCGGGCTGGCGGGAGGAGCTGAGCGAATTCCGGAGGATTCGGAAGAAGTACCTCCTCTACAGCTGA
- a CDS encoding TetR/AcrR family transcriptional regulator gives MSTAEETADGELSAWGEVTPDAARRLLVAAVEAFAERGYHATTTRDIAGRAGMSPAALYIHYKTKEELLHRISRIGHTKALEILQVAARGEGTATERLADAVSSFVRWHAGGRTTARVVQYELDSLGPDARAEILDLRRQCDAVVRGIIEDGVASGEFDVLDVKGTTLAVMSLCIDVARWFNVDGPWTPDEVGALDADLVLRMVAAAK, from the coding sequence ATGAGTACGGCGGAGGAGACGGCCGACGGCGAGCTGTCGGCGTGGGGTGAGGTCACGCCCGACGCGGCGCGGCGGCTGCTCGTCGCCGCGGTGGAGGCGTTCGCCGAGCGCGGCTACCACGCCACCACGACCCGGGACATCGCGGGCCGGGCCGGGATGAGCCCCGCCGCGCTCTACATCCACTACAAGACCAAGGAAGAGCTGCTCCACCGCATCAGCCGGATCGGCCACACGAAGGCGCTGGAGATCCTCCAGGTCGCCGCCCGCGGCGAGGGCACCGCGACCGAGCGGCTCGCGGACGCGGTGAGCTCCTTCGTACGCTGGCACGCGGGCGGCCGTACCACCGCCAGGGTCGTCCAGTACGAGCTGGACTCCCTCGGCCCCGACGCCCGTGCCGAAATCCTCGACCTGCGCCGCCAGTGCGACGCCGTGGTGCGCGGGATCATCGAGGACGGCGTGGCCTCCGGCGAGTTCGACGTGCTCGACGTCAAGGGCACCACGCTCGCCGTCATGTCGCTCTGCATCGACGTGGCCCGCTGGTTCAACGTCGACGGTCCCTGGACACCCGACGAGGTCGGCGCGCTCGACGCCGACCTCGTGCTGCGGATGGTGGCCGCGGCGAAGTAG
- the soxR gene encoding redox-sensitive transcriptional activator SoxR: MPQIPEKIHELTVGQLAARSGAAVSALHFYESKGLISSRRTTGNQRRYTRDALRRVAFVRAAQRVGIPLATIRDALSELPEERTPTREDWAHLSEAWRSELDQRIQQLNRLRDHLTDCIGCGCLSLDTCVLSNPDDVFGDRLTGSRLLVEQGGARRKNGRREPERREAADECC; the protein is encoded by the coding sequence GTGCCCCAGATTCCCGAGAAGATCCATGAACTCACGGTCGGCCAGCTCGCCGCCCGCAGCGGCGCCGCCGTCTCCGCCCTGCACTTCTACGAGTCCAAGGGCCTGATCAGCAGCCGGCGCACCACCGGCAACCAGCGCCGCTACACCCGTGACGCGCTGCGCCGGGTCGCGTTCGTGCGGGCCGCCCAACGCGTCGGCATCCCCCTGGCCACGATCCGCGACGCCCTCTCCGAACTCCCCGAGGAACGCACCCCCACCCGCGAGGACTGGGCCCACCTCTCCGAGGCCTGGCGCTCCGAACTCGACCAACGCATCCAGCAGTTGAACCGCCTCCGCGACCACCTCACCGACTGCATCGGCTGCGGCTGCCTCTCCCTGGACACCTGCGTCCTGTCCAACCCGGACGACGTCTTCGGCGACCGGCTGACCGGTTCGCGGCTGCTGGTGGAGCAGGGCGGGGCCCGGCGGAAGAACGGTCGCCGGGAACCGGAACGGCGGGAGGCGGCGGACGAGTGCTGCTGA
- a CDS encoding 3-keto-5-aminohexanoate cleavage protein, producing MVQVCLNGPRGAADGTAVPLTPESLAQAAAEAVAAGATDIHVHPKTPCGQDSLSPRVVAATLEAIRARVSVPVGVTTGAWAEPDPTTRLARVRSWTVLPDHASVNWHEPGAEETAAALIDLGIGVEAGIWSGTDAAARFAVSPLGPKVLRVLAEVTDTETAEASARALLTELGAAHGRPVLLHGEDGGAWPVLRLAGRLGLATRIGLEDTLVLPEGQPALSNAQLVAEALVQFGWSQRSS from the coding sequence ATGGTGCAGGTGTGTCTCAACGGCCCGCGCGGGGCCGCCGACGGTACGGCGGTGCCGCTCACGCCCGAGTCCCTGGCGCAGGCGGCGGCCGAGGCCGTCGCGGCGGGCGCCACGGACATCCATGTCCACCCCAAGACACCTTGTGGGCAGGACAGTCTGTCGCCGCGGGTGGTCGCGGCGACCCTTGAGGCGATCCGTGCGCGGGTGTCGGTCCCGGTCGGTGTGACCACCGGCGCCTGGGCGGAACCGGACCCGACGACCCGCCTCGCCCGTGTCCGGAGCTGGACCGTGCTGCCCGACCACGCCTCGGTGAACTGGCACGAGCCGGGCGCCGAGGAGACGGCCGCCGCGTTGATCGACCTGGGGATCGGTGTGGAGGCGGGCATCTGGTCGGGCACGGACGCGGCGGCCCGGTTCGCGGTGTCTCCGCTCGGGCCGAAGGTGCTGCGCGTGCTCGCGGAGGTGACGGACACCGAGACGGCGGAGGCCTCGGCCCGCGCGCTTCTCACCGAGCTCGGCGCGGCGCACGGCCGCCCTGTGCTGCTGCACGGCGAGGACGGCGGCGCCTGGCCGGTGCTGCGGCTGGCGGGCCGCCTGGGCCTCGCGACCCGGATCGGCCTGGAGGACACGCTGGTCCTGCCGGAGGGTCAACCTGCTCTCTCCAACGCTCAGTTGGTGGCGGAGGCACTGGTCCAGTTCGGGTGGTCCCAGCGGTCGTCGTAG
- a CDS encoding YiaA/YiaB family inner membrane protein, producing MSDTPVKQQNTGAFYGQAVASFAVAMAATAAGIFRLNADAWVRGFLAIAVLYLVTSAFTLAKVIRDRQEAGQIVSRVDQARLEKLLAEHDPFEKL from the coding sequence ATGAGTGACACACCGGTCAAGCAGCAGAACACGGGCGCCTTCTACGGCCAGGCCGTCGCCTCCTTCGCCGTGGCCATGGCCGCCACGGCCGCGGGCATCTTCCGACTGAACGCCGACGCCTGGGTGCGCGGCTTCCTCGCGATCGCCGTCCTGTACCTCGTCACATCCGCCTTCACCCTCGCCAAGGTCATCCGCGACCGCCAGGAGGCGGGCCAGATCGTCAGCCGGGTCGACCAGGCCCGCCTGGAGAAACTGCTCGCGGAGCACGACCCCTTCGAGAAGCTCTGA
- a CDS encoding acyl-CoA dehydrogenase family protein: MVDLGLSEEQAAVRRLAREFVDREIAPHVIAWDRAEEVDRSLVKKLGEVGFLGLTIDEEYGGSGGDHLAYCLVTEELGRGDSSVRGIVSVSLGLVAKTVAAWGTEEQKRHWLPGLTSGEYVGCFGLTEPGTGSDAGNLATRAVRDGDDYVIDGTKMFITNGTWADVVLLFARSTDAPGHKGVSAFLVPTDTPGLTRRTIHGKLGLRGQATAELVLEGVRVPASAMVGEEGKGFSVAMSALAKGRMSVAAGCVGIAQAALDAALRYAGEREQFGKPIAGHQLVQELISDIAVDVDAARLLTWRVADLIDRGEPFAVESSKAKLFASEAAVRAANNALQVFGGYGYIDEYPAGKLLRDARVMTLYEGTSQIQKLVIGRALTGVSAF; the protein is encoded by the coding sequence GTGGTCGACCTGGGGTTGAGTGAGGAGCAGGCAGCCGTCCGGCGGCTGGCGCGGGAGTTCGTGGACCGTGAGATCGCCCCCCACGTCATCGCCTGGGACCGCGCCGAGGAGGTCGACCGGTCCCTCGTCAAGAAGCTCGGCGAGGTCGGCTTCCTCGGGCTGACGATCGACGAGGAGTACGGCGGCTCGGGCGGCGACCATCTCGCGTACTGCCTGGTCACCGAGGAGCTGGGGCGCGGGGACTCGTCCGTGCGCGGGATCGTGTCCGTCTCGTTGGGGCTCGTCGCCAAGACGGTCGCCGCGTGGGGGACCGAGGAGCAGAAGCGGCACTGGCTTCCCGGGCTCACCTCCGGCGAGTACGTCGGCTGCTTCGGCCTCACCGAGCCCGGTACCGGCTCCGACGCGGGCAACCTCGCCACGCGCGCGGTGCGGGACGGCGACGACTACGTCATCGACGGCACCAAGATGTTCATCACGAACGGCACGTGGGCCGACGTGGTGCTGCTGTTCGCCCGGTCGACGGACGCTCCCGGCCACAAAGGCGTCTCCGCCTTCCTCGTACCGACGGACACCCCCGGCCTCACCCGCCGCACGATCCACGGCAAACTCGGGCTGCGCGGCCAGGCGACCGCCGAACTGGTCCTTGAGGGGGTCCGGGTGCCCGCCTCCGCGATGGTCGGCGAGGAGGGCAAGGGGTTCTCCGTCGCCATGTCCGCGCTGGCCAAGGGGCGGATGTCGGTGGCGGCGGGGTGTGTCGGCATAGCCCAGGCCGCCCTGGACGCGGCTCTCCGGTACGCGGGCGAGCGTGAGCAGTTCGGCAAGCCGATCGCCGGCCACCAGCTGGTCCAGGAGCTGATCAGCGACATCGCCGTCGACGTGGACGCGGCCCGGCTGCTGACCTGGCGGGTGGCCGACCTGATCGACCGCGGCGAGCCCTTCGCGGTCGAGTCCTCCAAGGCCAAGCTGTTCGCCTCGGAAGCGGCCGTGCGTGCCGCGAACAACGCGTTGCAGGTGTTCGGCGGGTACGGCTACATCGACGAGTACCCGGCGGGCAAACTGCTGCGCGACGCCCGGGTGATGACCCTCTACGAGGGCACGAGCCAGATCCAGAAGCTGGTGATCGGGCGGGCGTTGACGGGGGTCTCGGCGTTCTGA
- a CDS encoding AMP-binding protein: MSESRYAAKPWLGLLSEAQRGPIEPDDSLVHALRRAAAEAPERPFLAYFDGRLGYREVDELSDSVAGHLAARGLERGDRVAILLQNSPLFVLALLGAWKAGAVVVPVNPMYKSGEVGHVLRDGEVAALICSDRAWETYLRETAAGSPVRIVLTGCELDFQTRGDARVLTFERLPQADDTDDLVAVARAGHKAPEGRDVAPSDIALISYTSGTSGTPKGATNTHGNIMYNAERQRTGLALPEAPVYYALAPLFHITGMVCQLGACLNSVGTLVLTYRFEAGVVLEAFAEHRPHYTVGPSTAFMALAAHPDVTREHFSSFVNISSGGAPLPPALVEKFRAGFGPYIRNGYGLTECSAPCASVPPEREAPVDPVSGTLAVGVPGPDTVVRIVDEAGVEVPFGEQGEIVVRGPQVVPGYWRRPDATAETFPDGELRTGDIGFMDPEGWLYVVDRKKDMINASGFKVWPREVEDVLYTHPAVREAAVVGVPDGYRGETVKAYISLRPGAETDPDALAAYCKERLAAYKYPRQVEILPELPKTASGKILRRELRSRPHDND; this comes from the coding sequence GTGAGCGAGTCCCGTTACGCCGCCAAGCCCTGGCTGGGCCTGCTCAGCGAGGCCCAGCGCGGTCCGATCGAGCCCGACGACTCCCTCGTGCACGCTCTGCGGCGGGCCGCCGCCGAGGCGCCGGAGCGGCCCTTCCTCGCCTACTTCGACGGGCGGCTCGGCTACCGCGAGGTCGACGAGCTCAGCGACTCCGTCGCCGGGCACCTCGCCGCTCGCGGTCTGGAGCGCGGGGACCGGGTGGCGATCCTGCTCCAGAACTCGCCCCTGTTCGTGCTCGCGCTGCTCGGTGCCTGGAAGGCGGGCGCGGTCGTCGTGCCCGTCAACCCCATGTACAAGTCGGGAGAGGTCGGCCATGTCCTGCGGGACGGCGAGGTGGCCGCGCTGATCTGCTCCGACCGGGCCTGGGAGACCTATCTGCGCGAGACGGCGGCCGGCTCGCCGGTGCGGATCGTGCTCACCGGCTGCGAGCTGGACTTCCAGACCCGCGGGGACGCGCGCGTGCTCACCTTCGAGCGGCTGCCGCAGGCCGACGACACCGACGACCTCGTCGCGGTCGCGCGGGCCGGGCACAAGGCGCCCGAAGGGCGGGACGTCGCACCCTCCGACATCGCGCTGATCAGCTACACCTCCGGCACCAGCGGCACGCCCAAGGGCGCCACCAACACGCACGGCAACATCATGTACAACGCCGAGCGGCAGCGGACCGGGCTCGCGCTGCCCGAGGCGCCCGTGTACTACGCCCTGGCGCCGCTGTTCCACATCACCGGCATGGTCTGCCAGCTCGGGGCGTGTCTGAACAGCGTGGGCACGCTCGTGCTGACGTACCGCTTCGAGGCGGGCGTGGTCCTGGAGGCCTTCGCCGAGCACCGGCCGCACTACACGGTCGGTCCGTCGACCGCGTTCATGGCCCTGGCCGCCCACCCGGACGTCACCCGCGAGCACTTCTCCTCGTTCGTCAACATCTCCTCGGGCGGGGCCCCGCTGCCGCCCGCCCTGGTCGAGAAGTTCCGGGCCGGGTTCGGGCCGTACATCCGCAACGGTTACGGGCTGACCGAGTGCTCCGCGCCCTGCGCGTCCGTGCCGCCGGAGCGGGAGGCGCCCGTCGACCCGGTGTCCGGGACGCTCGCCGTCGGGGTGCCGGGGCCCGACACGGTCGTACGGATCGTCGACGAGGCCGGCGTCGAGGTGCCGTTCGGAGAACAGGGCGAGATCGTCGTGCGCGGGCCGCAGGTGGTGCCCGGGTACTGGCGGCGGCCGGACGCGACCGCCGAGACCTTCCCGGACGGCGAGCTGCGCACCGGTGACATCGGGTTCATGGACCCCGAGGGCTGGCTGTACGTCGTCGACCGCAAGAAGGACATGATCAACGCGTCCGGCTTCAAGGTGTGGCCGCGCGAGGTCGAGGACGTGCTGTACACGCATCCGGCGGTGCGCGAGGCGGCCGTCGTCGGGGTGCCCGACGGGTACCGCGGGGAGACCGTCAAGGCGTACATCAGCCTCCGTCCGGGTGCCGAAACGGACCCCGATGCGCTCGCCGCGTACTGCAAGGAGAGACTGGCGGCCTACAAATACCCGCGGCAGGTGGAGATCCTGCCCGAGTTGCCGAAGACGGCCAGTGGGAAGATCCTCCGTCGGGAACTCCGTTCCCGACCGCACGACAACGATTGA
- a CDS encoding penicillin acylase family protein: MPRRASRTALDRLRTPGTLTGFLKSASICVLIAGLLSPLAQTASAAEVTAANDYCGGQCSDILPPGENGNATLAQVLLNQAFGTQPDHAEDQLGPYANLAKGYPTLTNSTINTFFNDASFGVPSDQVASTLSPAGRTDVTIVRDKKTGVPHITGTTRYGTEFGAGYAAAQDRLWLMDVFRHVGRGQLTAFAGGAASNQGLEQQFWRNAPYSEADLQAQIDNAVAANGARGQQALADANAYLAGINSYIDASDSGRYFPGEYVLTGHKDSVTNAGTIDHFKITDLVALASVIGSLFGSGGGGEVNNAISLMAAQEHYGVTKGTEVWESFRERNDPEAVLTVHNGESFPYASKPANAQGEALPDAGSVTTEPLVYDPTGTGADQSASAASATATANALTSAKRGMSNALVVSGKYTASGHPVAVFGPQTGYFAPQLLMLQEIQGPGISARGASFAGLSMYVELGRGQDYSWSATTSGQDIIDTYAVELCQDDYHYLYHGTCTAMDKIEQKNSWAPTTADGTAAGSYTMRVWRTKYGPVEYRATVGGKKVAYTTLRSSYLHEADSIIGFQMLNDPDYVKSPQTFQSAVQHINYTFNWFYADSTHTAYYNSGNNPVRASGVDAEFPVWAQSAYEWKNWNPTTNTADYTPASAHPNSIDQDYYISWNNKQAKDYTTAPWGDGSVHRGNLLEDRVKKLVAAGGVTRTSLVKAMADASLADLRAEDVLPDLLKVINSSTVTDSTAAAAVSKLQAWLTAGGKRTETSAGSKKYADADAVRILDAWWPLLAKGIFEPGLGTGLYTAMQANLPVDESPSAAHGPTGAHAGSSFQYGWWSYVDKDVRAVFGESVQGPLADKYCGGGSLSACRDVLISTLKTAAGKTTAQVYPGDTLCSAGDQWCADSIVQRTLGGIKHYNISWQNRPTFQQVVEFTSHR; encoded by the coding sequence ATGCCTCGACGCGCCTCGCGCACCGCACTCGACAGACTGAGAACTCCCGGCACACTCACCGGGTTCCTGAAGTCCGCATCCATATGCGTCCTGATTGCCGGTCTTTTGTCCCCGCTCGCCCAGACCGCTTCGGCCGCCGAGGTCACAGCGGCGAACGACTACTGCGGCGGCCAGTGTTCCGACATCCTGCCGCCCGGCGAGAACGGCAACGCGACCCTCGCGCAGGTCCTCCTCAACCAGGCCTTCGGCACCCAGCCCGACCACGCCGAGGACCAGCTCGGCCCCTACGCCAACCTGGCCAAGGGGTACCCCACCCTCACCAACTCCACCATCAACACCTTCTTCAACGACGCGTCCTTCGGGGTCCCGTCCGACCAGGTCGCCTCCACCCTGAGCCCGGCCGGCCGCACCGACGTGACGATCGTCCGTGACAAGAAGACGGGCGTGCCGCACATCACCGGTACCACCCGATACGGCACCGAGTTCGGCGCGGGCTATGCGGCCGCCCAGGACCGGCTGTGGCTCATGGACGTCTTCCGGCACGTGGGCCGCGGCCAGCTGACCGCCTTCGCGGGCGGCGCCGCCTCCAACCAGGGCCTGGAGCAGCAGTTCTGGCGCAACGCGCCCTACAGCGAGGCCGACCTCCAGGCGCAGATCGACAACGCGGTCGCGGCCAACGGTGCCCGCGGCCAGCAGGCCCTCGCCGACGCCAACGCCTATCTCGCCGGCATCAACTCCTACATCGACGCCTCGGACAGCGGCCGCTACTTCCCGGGCGAGTACGTCCTGACCGGCCACAAGGACTCGGTCACCAACGCCGGCACCATCGACCACTTCAAGATCACCGACCTGGTCGCGCTGGCCTCCGTCATCGGCTCCCTGTTCGGCTCCGGGGGCGGCGGCGAGGTCAACAACGCGATCTCGCTGATGGCCGCCCAGGAGCACTACGGCGTGACGAAGGGCACCGAGGTCTGGGAGTCCTTCCGCGAGCGCAACGACCCCGAGGCCGTCCTCACCGTCCACAACGGCGAGAGCTTCCCGTACGCCAGCAAGCCCGCGAACGCGCAGGGCGAGGCGCTGCCCGACGCCGGTTCGGTGACCACCGAGCCCCTGGTCTACGACCCCACGGGCACCGGCGCCGACCAGAGCGCGAGCGCGGCCTCCGCCACGGCGACCGCGAACGCCCTCACCTCCGCCAAGCGCGGCATGTCCAACGCCCTTGTGGTGAGCGGCAAGTACACCGCCAGCGGCCACCCGGTCGCCGTCTTCGGACCGCAGACCGGCTACTTCGCCCCCCAGCTCCTCATGCTCCAGGAGATCCAGGGCCCCGGCATCAGCGCCCGCGGCGCCTCCTTCGCTGGCCTGAGCATGTACGTGGAACTCGGCCGCGGCCAGGACTACTCGTGGTCCGCCACGACCTCCGGCCAGGACATCATCGACACCTACGCCGTCGAGCTGTGCCAGGACGACTACCACTACCTCTACCACGGCACCTGCACGGCCATGGACAAGATCGAGCAGAAGAACTCCTGGGCCCCGACCACGGCCGACGGCACCGCCGCGGGGTCGTACACGATGAGGGTCTGGCGCACGAAGTACGGCCCCGTCGAGTACCGGGCGACCGTCGGCGGCAAGAAGGTGGCCTACACCACCCTGCGCTCCTCCTACCTGCACGAGGCCGACTCGATCATCGGCTTCCAGATGCTGAACGACCCGGACTACGTCAAGAGCCCACAGACCTTCCAGAGCGCGGTGCAGCACATCAACTACACCTTCAACTGGTTCTACGCCGACTCCACGCACACCGCGTACTACAACAGCGGGAACAACCCGGTGCGCGCGTCCGGCGTCGACGCCGAGTTCCCGGTGTGGGCGCAGTCGGCGTACGAGTGGAAGAACTGGAACCCGACGACGAACACCGCCGACTACACACCGGCCTCCGCGCACCCCAACTCCATCGACCAGGACTACTACATCTCCTGGAACAACAAGCAGGCCAAGGACTACACGACCGCGCCCTGGGGCGACGGGTCCGTGCACCGCGGCAACTTGCTGGAGGACCGGGTGAAGAAGCTGGTCGCCGCAGGCGGGGTCACCCGGACCTCGCTGGTGAAGGCCATGGCCGACGCGTCCCTCGCCGACCTGCGCGCGGAGGACGTCCTCCCGGACCTGCTCAAGGTGATCAACAGCTCGACGGTCACCGACTCCACGGCCGCGGCCGCGGTGAGCAAGCTCCAGGCGTGGCTGACAGCGGGCGGCAAGCGCACCGAGACCTCGGCGGGCTCGAAGAAGTACGCCGACGCCGACGCGGTCCGCATCCTGGACGCGTGGTGGCCGCTGCTGGCGAAGGGCATCTTCGAACCGGGCCTCGGCACCGGCCTGTACACCGCCATGCAGGCCAACCTGCCCGTCGACGAGTCCCCGTCGGCCGCGCACGGCCCCACCGGCGCCCACGCGGGCAGCTCCTTCCAGTACGGCTGGTGGAGCTACGTCGACAAGGACGTCCGCGCGGTGTTCGGTGAGAGCGTGCAGGGCCCGCTGGCGGACAAGTACTGCGGCGGCGGCAGCCTCAGTGCCTGCCGGGACGTCCTGATCAGCACCCTGAAGACCGCGGCCGGCAAGACCACGGCCCAGGTCTACCCCGGCGACACCCTGTGCTCGGCGGGCGACCAGTGGTGCGCCGACTCGATCGTCCAGCGCACCCTGGGCGGCATCAAGCACTACAACATCAGCTGGCAGAACCGCCCGACCTTCCAGCAGGTGGTGGAGTTCACCTCGCACCGATAG
- a CDS encoding MaoC family dehydratase, which translates to MAEPRIFTGADDLKAAVGEQLGYTDWLEVDQKRIDLFAEATGDHQWIHVDPEKAAAGPFGTTIAHGYLTLSLLPLFGPQLIKVEGVKMGVNYGTNKVRFPAPVPVGSRLRATAQITGVDDVAGGVQVTVAFSVEREGGDKPVCVAESVSRYYL; encoded by the coding sequence ATGGCAGAGCCGAGAATCTTCACGGGCGCCGACGACCTGAAGGCGGCGGTGGGCGAGCAGCTGGGGTACACCGACTGGCTGGAGGTCGACCAGAAGCGCATCGACCTGTTCGCGGAGGCCACCGGTGACCACCAGTGGATCCACGTCGATCCGGAGAAGGCCGCCGCGGGGCCTTTCGGCACCACCATCGCGCACGGCTATCTCACCCTGTCACTGCTGCCGCTGTTCGGACCGCAGCTGATCAAGGTGGAGGGCGTGAAGATGGGCGTCAACTACGGGACGAACAAGGTGCGTTTCCCCGCGCCGGTACCCGTGGGCTCCCGGCTGCGCGCCACCGCGCAGATCACCGGCGTCGACGACGTGGCGGGCGGCGTCCAGGTCACCGTCGCCTTCAGCGTGGAGCGCGAGGGCGGAGACAAGCCGGTGTGCGTCGCGGAGTCGGTGTCCCGGTACTACCTCTGA
- a CDS encoding SDR family NAD(P)-dependent oxidoreductase codes for MVEALHDAGVVVTGAGGGIGAALARRFAAEGARVVVNDLDAGRAKAVAEEIGGIAVAGDASDVVSDARDALNGVVDVYCANAGVAFGGGNADEPLDETGWATSWDVNVMAHVRAAHALLPGWLERGSGRFVSTVSAAGLLTMIGAAPYAVTKHGAYAFAEYLSLTYRHRGIKVHAICPQGVRTDMLAATGTAGDLVLKPTAVEPEDVAEALFRGIAEDRFLILPHPEVAEYYQARAAGPDRWLAGMNHLQRKWEETR; via the coding sequence ATGGTGGAAGCCCTGCACGATGCCGGAGTGGTCGTCACCGGAGCGGGAGGTGGCATCGGGGCTGCGCTTGCGCGGCGGTTCGCCGCTGAGGGGGCTCGGGTCGTCGTCAACGACCTGGATGCCGGGCGGGCCAAGGCGGTGGCCGAGGAGATCGGCGGGATCGCCGTCGCCGGGGACGCCTCCGACGTGGTCTCCGACGCCCGTGACGCCCTGAACGGCGTGGTCGACGTCTACTGCGCCAACGCAGGGGTCGCCTTCGGGGGCGGGAACGCCGACGAGCCGCTCGACGAGACCGGCTGGGCGACCTCCTGGGACGTCAACGTCATGGCCCATGTACGAGCCGCCCACGCGCTGCTTCCGGGGTGGCTGGAGCGGGGGAGCGGGCGGTTCGTGTCGACCGTGTCCGCCGCCGGGCTGCTGACCATGATCGGGGCCGCACCCTACGCCGTCACCAAGCACGGGGCGTACGCCTTCGCCGAGTACCTGTCGCTGACGTACCGGCACCGCGGGATCAAGGTGCACGCCATCTGTCCGCAGGGAGTGCGGACCGACATGCTCGCGGCCACCGGGACCGCGGGTGACCTGGTGCTCAAGCCGACCGCCGTCGAGCCGGAGGACGTGGCCGAGGCCCTGTTCCGGGGAATCGCGGAGGACCGGTTCCTGATCCTGCCGCATCCGGAGGTCGCCGAGTACTACCAGGCGCGGGCCGCCGGGCCCGACCGCTGGCTGGCCGGCATGAACCACCTCCAGCGCAAGTGGGAGGAGACCCGGTGA